A part of Arthrobacter dokdonellae genomic DNA contains:
- a CDS encoding maleylpyruvate isomerase N-terminal domain-containing protein, protein MDLESNPELASRLCREAQGRLMRRVAQLTDDDVQSPSRLPAWTVGHVLTHLARNADAHARRLSGALSGHNVPKYESGEQQRSTEIEDGATRSAGEIIADLQASLDSLEEIFTESTAAGWPNGHFLGGGYYGVAGCPAHRLREVEMHHVDLGLGYTPLDWPDEYVAWDLQQLLATAPERLDSSNSRRFFMAWLAGRGPLDTGTTLNPW, encoded by the coding sequence GTGGATCTTGAAAGTAATCCGGAACTGGCGTCCCGACTGTGCCGTGAAGCGCAGGGGCGATTGATGCGTCGCGTGGCCCAGCTGACGGACGACGACGTCCAATCGCCAAGTCGTCTGCCAGCCTGGACCGTGGGCCATGTACTGACCCATCTCGCTCGCAATGCTGACGCCCATGCGCGCCGCCTGTCAGGTGCGCTGAGCGGCCATAATGTTCCCAAATACGAAAGCGGCGAGCAACAGCGCAGCACCGAGATTGAAGACGGGGCCACGCGGTCGGCTGGCGAGATCATCGCCGACCTGCAAGCCAGTTTGGACAGTCTTGAAGAGATATTCACGGAATCCACTGCGGCAGGATGGCCCAACGGACACTTCCTCGGCGGAGGGTATTACGGTGTAGCTGGTTGCCCAGCACACAGGCTCCGCGAGGTGGAGATGCACCACGTCGACCTTGGACTGGGCTACACCCCTTTGGATTGGCCGGACGAGTATGTTGCCTGGGATCTTCAGCAGTTGCTTGCAACCGCCCCCGAGCGGCTTGATTCTTCCAATAGTCGTCGGTTTTTTATGGCTTGGTTGGCTGGGCGCGGGCCGCTCGACACCGGGACAACACTGAACCCCTGGTAA